One genomic window of Muntiacus reevesi chromosome 4, mMunRee1.1, whole genome shotgun sequence includes the following:
- the LOC136166185 gene encoding olfactory receptor 6C2-like, translated as MGNHTPVVSFILLGLTDDLQMQILIFTLLFITYILSLAGNLIIITLILVDSHLKSAMYYFLQNFSFLEISFTSVCIPRFLYSISTGDRSITYNACVAQLFFTYVFGMTEFFLLATMSYDRYVAICKPLHYMTIMSHRFCKMLIFSCWMTTFLIMFPPFCLGLNLQFCDSVIDHFFCDVYPLLKISCSDPWIIEEMTLVGSVLVFIMTLICVVLSYMLIIRTILRFPSAQQRTKAFSTCSSHFIVVSITYGSCIFVYVKPSSKDELSINQRVVILTTSISPMLNPFIYTLRNKQVKHAFNDLVKTILSVSKN; from the coding sequence ATGGGAAACCACACACCAGTGGTCAGTTTCATCCTcctgggattaacagatgactTACAAATGCAGATTTTGATTTTCACACTTTTATTCATCACCTACATATTGAGTTTAGCTGGAAACCTGATCATCATCACCCTCATATTAGTGGATTCTCATCTTAAATCTGCGATGTACTATTTTCTCCAAAACTTTTCCTTCTTAGAAATCTCATTCACTTCTGTCTGCATCCCTAGATTCTTGTATAGTATATCAACAGGTGACAGGTCCATTACCTATAATGCTTGTGTAGCCCAACTATTTTTTACCTATGTGTTTGGAATGACAGAGTTTTTTCTCTTGGCCACCATGTCCTATGATCGCTATGTAGCCATCTGCAAACCCCTGCATTACATGACCATCATGAGCCACAGGTTCTGCAAAATGCTTATCTTCTCCTGTTGGATGACCACTTTCTTGATCATGTTTCCACCATTTTGCTTGGGACTGAACCTGCAGTTCTGTGACTCTGTCATtgatcacttcttctgtgacgtTTATCCACTCCTGAAGATCTCATGCTCAGATCCATGGATCATTGAGGAGATGACCCTTGTTGGCTCTGTGTTGGTCTTTATCATGACTCTCATATGTGTGGTTTTGTCCTACATGCTTATCATCAGAACAATTCTAAGATTCCCCTCCGCCCAGCAAAGGACAAAAGCCTTTTCCACCTGTTCTTCCCACTTTATTGTGGTTTCTATCACCTATGGCAGCTGCATCTTTGTCTATGTCAAACCTTCATCAAAAGATGAATTGTCTATTAATCAGCGAGTAGTAATACTCACGACTTCCATTTCACCCATGTTAAACCCATTTATTTATACTCTGAGGAACAAACAAGTGAAACATGCCTTTAATGATTTAGTCAAAACAATTTTATCAGTTTCAAAGAACTAG